The Rickettsiales bacterium genome segment CACCGTCCGGGCGTTAAAGGCGGTTATTTCCCCGTTCAGCCGGTTGACTCCCTGTCCGATATGCGTGCTGAAATGATCTCCGTGCTGGACGCAGTCGGCCTTTCCGGCGTACTGCACCACCATGAAGTGGCTCCCGGCCAGTGCGAACTCGGTTTCGATTTCAGCACGCTGACCGCTACTGCTGATAACGTGCAGAAATATAAATATGTTGTGCATAACGTAGCACATTCCTATGGCAAGAGCGTAACCTTCATGCCCAAGCCGATTTCGGGCGATAACGGTTCCGGCATGCACGTTCACCAGTCGATCTGGAAAGCAGGCAAGCCGCTGTTCGCCGGTAACGGTTATGCAGACCTGTCCGAAATGTGCCTGTACTATATCGGCGGTATCATTAAGCATGCCAAGGCGCTCAACGCGTTTACCAACCCGTCCACCAACAGCTACAAGCGCCTGATCCCGGGCTTTGAAGCTCCGGTGCTGCTGGCTTACTCTTCGCGCAACCGTTCGGCTTCCATCCGTATTCCGTATGTGGCAAATCCGAAAGGCAAGCGTATCGAAGTCCGCTTCCCTGATCCGACCGCAAACCCCTATTATGCATTCGCTGCCATGATGATGGCGGGCCTTGACGGTATCGAGAACAAGATCCACCCCGGCGATGCAATGGATAAGAATCTCTATGACCTGCCGCCGGAAGAACTCAAGAACGTTCCGACCGTCAGTGGTTCCTTGCGTGATTCGCTGGCAGCTCTCTCTGCCGACCGCGCCTTCCTCAAGAAGGGTGACGTGTTCACGGACGAACAGATCGATGCGTATATCGAACTGAAGATGGAAGAAGTGTATAAGTGGGAACACTCGCCGGCTCCGGTTGAATTCCAGATGTACTACAGCGTCTAATGCTGCTTCACGTTTAGCGGGTTGCAGGCATTGGCTTATGGGCCGGTGCCTGCAACTTTTTTATGTGTGTTTATGGCCAACACTGACATATCTCAATTCCGTGCGGAAATAGATGCGATTGACGATAAGATCATCGCTTTGCTGAATGAGCGTTCAGCGATTGTCAAAAGGGTCGGTATTGCCAAGAAAAACAGCCAGCGCGAAGGCATTTGCTATATTCGCTCAGGCCGTGAGGCGGAAGTGGTCCGCCGTATTTATACAAAGTTGAAATCCGGCATATTTCCAGCGGAAGCCTCGATCCAGATGTGGCGCATGATTATCTGCGCGTCGCTTTCCCTGGAATCCGCCATGTCTGTTTCAACCTATGTTCCGCAGGGTGAAGAAGCAGTCTATTGGCTGGCGCGTGAATATTTTGGCAATGTCCTACCGGTTTCAGGGCATGATAATACCGAGAGTGTATGGCAAGACCTTGCTTCCGGTAAGGCACAGGTTGGCGTGTTTCCTGTGAGAGGGCGATGGTGGCGCGAGTTGCCTCACGATATAAAAATATTCGCCTGCATACCTTTCCTGTTACCCCAGAACTCTTCTATCCAAGCCCTAGCGGCTGCCAGGCTCGAGCCGGAGAATACCGGTGACGATATAAGCCTGATGAGTATCAAAGCTGATGCTTCTTTCAACGAATCCAAACTCCAAGCACTGTTTTTCAGTCATGATGTCAAAGCCAGGTTGGCTGACACGTGCGAAGATGGCGTCTGCCTTGTTGAAGCACAAGGTTTTATTGCCGCTGACAGCGCTGTCATTTCGGATATACAACATAAAACCGGGTTTGCTGTAACGCTGCTTGGCGCGTATGCTGCTCCCATCACTGTCTAACCCAGAGGAATCTATGTCACTGCCGCAGCCCCAACCGGGCATTATGTCCATCAAGCCTTACGTTGCCGGAAAATCCAAGGCCGGAACGCAGAAGATCATCAAGCTTTCCTCTAATGAAAATAATCTCGGTGCGAGCCCGTTAGCCGTGCAGGCGATTGCGGAAAGCGCTGCGAAAGTTCACCGCTATCCTGACAGTCGCTGCGCGGAACTGCGTGAAGCGATCGGGCAGGTTTATAAAATGAATCCGGCGCGCATTGTCTGCGGTGCGGGTTCCGACGAACTGATTGGGCTGCTGGTGAATGCCTATGCCGGGTCAGGTGATGAAGTGCTGTACAGCCAGCATGGTTTCCTGATGTATAAGATTTATACACTCGGAGCCGGGGCTACACCAGTCGTGGCACCTGAGAAAAATCTGATTGCGGATGTGGATGCGATATTAGCGCATGTGACGCCGCGCACGAAGCTGGTATTCATTGCCAACCCGAATAATCCTACGGGCTCCTGCCTTCCAGCCAGCGAACTTAAACGTCTGCATAAGGGATTGCCAGAAAATGTGATTCTCGTGATTGACGATGCTTATGCGGAATATGTGGATTCGCCGGATTATTCTGACGGGCGCGAATTAGTAGATGAAGCGCATAACGTGGTCATGCTCAGGACGTTCTCCAAGATATATGGACTCTCGGCTTTGCGTCTGGGATGGGGCTATTTTCCTGAAGGTATTGCCGATGTGCTAAACCGCGTGCGTGGACCATTTAACGTTTCCGCCGTTGCACAGGCTGCCGGTGTTGCTGCCATTAAGGACGTGCAGTATGTTCAAAAGGCAAAGGAGCATAATACCAAATGGCGTGAATGGGTGAGCAAACAGCTGGCCTCTAATGTGATGACAGTGCACCCTTCGGCAGCTAATTTTATCCTCGTGCAATTCCCAGGCGGCAAGCTCAGCGCACAGGCGGCCAATGCTTTTCTGCTGGAGCGTGGAATCATACCGCGTGAAGTGGGAGAATACGGTTTACCTGATTGTCTGCGTATTACCATCGGTACGGAAGAAGAAAACCGTGCGCTTGTGGATGGGCTGAAAGCTTTTGTGGAAAGCAACGCGTGACGCAAGCCGTTTATAAACGTGTTGCGATATTGGGGCTTGGTCTCATCGGCGGCTCTGTTGCGCGTGCGCTGGCTGAAAAAGGGCTGGCTACGCATATTGCAGCTTATAACCACTCAGAGCGTGCGCTTGATTATGCCCTAAAGACCGGCTTCATACATTCCGCGCATCAAACCGCAGGGGAAGCGGTCAAGGATGCCGATATTGTTGTACTGGCCACGCCGCCGCAAGCTTTTGCCGGGCTGATGCAGGAAATAGCTATAGAGCTAAAGCCGGGCGCAATCGTAACGGATGTAGGGTCTGTCAAACAAAGCGCCATTGCTGCAATCATGCCGTATCTGCCGCCGCATGCACATTATGTGCCTGCGCATCCGATAGCAGGCAGCGAGAAGACTGGGGCTGAAGCTTCCGCGGCTTCGCTCTTTTCCGGAAAGAAAGTCATCCTGACTCCGGAAGAAGCAGACCTGCGTTCGGAGCCTGTGAATGAAGTGCGCGATTTCTGGGAGAGGATTGGCGCGAAGGTAGAGTTTATGCCCGCCGCTTTGCATGATCTCATTTATGCTTATGTTTCCCATCTGCCGCAGGCGGTCGCGTTCGCCGTTGCACCGTTGATTGACCGTGCGGTTACGGACGATAAATATGTGCGCTTTACTCGTCTTACGCGCTCGGATGCTGCGTTGTGGGCGGATATTTATATCGAAAATGCTGATTGTGTCGGTCATGCGATCGATGATTTATTGCGCTTTACCATGCAGATTCATGGCGAACTCAAGGCCAACCCGCCGGGAGAAGGAGAGGCGGGTAATCCGGCGATGTTATTTGCTGCGCTTATCGGCGCATGTCTTATTGCCACGGCTTCGCTCTTACAGGAGCAAGCCGGAATAAACCCTGTGCGATATGCCGGAACGGGATTTGCGGATATGACGGCCGCGCGTATGGACGATCCGCAACTCCTGCTCTCAAAAGTTTCCGCTGCCAATCATACGATTGCCCCCTTATTGGGACAGATGATTGCGAGGTTGCAACAGGTAAGAAATGTACTTGCACAGAAGGACAAGCAGGCGCTAACATCTGCCCTCCAGTAATCAACCTACGGGGGAAGCCTATGCGCAGTGCCGTCAGAAATATTCTCATCAGCTTGATTATTGCGGGCATGTCCTCCGTTGCTATAGCCGCTGAACTTACGCCGGGACAGGATGCGCCAGATTTTACTGCGAAGGCTACAGACGGCACGAAGGTAAAGCTTTCTTCCTTAAAGGGTAAAATTGTGGTGCTCGACTGGGCGAATTACGGTTGCCCGTTCGACCATATGCATTATTCCAGCGGCAACCTTCCAACGCTGCAGGAAAAATATACGCAGAAAGGTATTGTCTGGCTGAGCGTAATGTCTTCCGCGCCGGGCAAGCAGGGTTATTTTACGCAGGATCAATTCAAGCAGCAGAATACTGAGAATCACAATCATGCAACGCATGTGTTGATGGATGCAGATGGTAAGATAGGACACCTCTACGGCGCAAAGACGACACCGCATATATTCGTGATCGATCCCCAAGGCAAACTGGCTTATGAAGGTGCGATTGACAGCGTTCCCTCCACCGATCCGGCATCGCTTGCCAAAGCCACTCCGTTTGCGGCCAATGCGATTGACGCCGTGCTTGCGGGGCAAAAACCGAATCCGGATTTTTCTCCTTCTTACGGCTGCAGCATTAAGTATTAGGTGAAATCAGTTTCCGTGCAGGACAAAGATGCCTTCTTCGCCGAACAGGTTGGCGAACATGCCTTTGCCCTGGAAGTAAGAAGGCATCCCTCGGTCATCGATATAAACGCGCTTGTCGATTGTGATATGCATCAGGTCGCATAGCTCGACGAAATCGGTCAGCGTACAGAAATGGATGTTCGGTGTGTCGTGCCACTGATAGGAGAGTGTTTTGGTAACCGGCATGCGCCCCAGAAACCCAAGATAAGCACGGTTTTTCCAGTAGCCGAAATTGGGCACGGAAACGATAGCGTGTTTGCCGATGCGCACGAGGTTGGCCAGTACCTCTTTAGGTGCGCGCATAGTCTGCAGTGTCTGGCTCAGGATTACGTAATCATAGGCCTTGTCGGGATAGTATTGCAGGTCGGTATCCGCATCTCCCTGCACGACGCAAATGCCTTTCGCAATGGCGGCATTCACGCCGGACTGGCTTAATTCCAGCCCGCGCCCGTCCACTTTCTTTTCCGATGCCAGCAGACTTAATAACTCACCATCGCCGCAGCCAATATCCAACACCTTGCTGCCTTCGGGCACGAAATCTGCAATCACTTTAAGGGCAGGGCGTAATGTCATATCATATTCCCCTTACCTTGGCGGAGCCGTTGATGAAACCGCCGACGCTTGCGAAGAATTCAGGCTCGTCGAGTAGGAAAGCATCGTGTCCTTTATCCGTGGTGATATCAGCAAAGCTTACATTCGCCGCGACGGCATTCAGCGCGCGTACAAGATTGCGGCTTTCCGAAGAGGGGAACAACCAGTCCGAGGTGAATGAAATGACAAGAAAGCGGATTTTGGTGCCCTTGAAACACTGCGTCAGCCCGCCGTTTTGTGTGAGGTCGAAATAATCCATCGCACGGGTGATATAGAAATAGGAATTGGCATCGAACCGTTCCACAAAAGCGGCTCCCTGATGGCGCAGATAACTCTCCACCTGGAAATCCGCCTCAAAACCATAAGATACCTGTTCGCGGTCCTGTAAAGTGCGTCCGAATTTTCTGTGCAGTGCGTTGTCGGAAAGATAGGTTACATGCGCTGCCATGCGTGCAACGCCGAGTCCTTTTTCCGGTATCTTCTTTTCGTCGTAATAGCGTCCTTCACACCAGTCCGGGTCCACCATGATCGCCTGACGGCCGATCTCATGGAATGCGATATTCTGTGCTGAATGCCTTGCGGAGGTGGCAATAGGGATCGCGGAAAAAACACGTTCAGGGTAAAGAGCTGTCCAGGCAAGCGTCAACATGCCTCCCATGGAGCCGCCGATTACGCAGAAAAGCTGTGCAATGCCGAGGTAGTCCAGTAGCAATGCCTGAGCACGTACCATGTCGTTAATTGTGAGGACGGGGAAATCCAGCCCATAAGGCTTTCCAGTGACCGGATTTATGGATTTGGGTCCGAACGATCCCATGCAGCCGCCGATCACATTAGAAGCGACGATGAAGAAACGTTCCGTATCGAGCGGTTTGCCGGGACCGATAATGGATTCCCACCAGCCGGGCTTGCCGGTGACGGGATGGGGGCTAGCGGCATATTGATCGCCCGTCAGGCCATGGCAGACCAGAATGGCGTTGCTTTTCTCCGCATTCAACCTGCCGTAGGTCTGGTAGGCGACGGGAAAAGAGGCAATCTCCATACCGCATTCAAGTTTCAGCGGTTTTTCAGCCGCGACCATAGCGATATTGCCCACGGCAACCTCACGGTAACTTGTGCCGAATGTGGATATGATCGTGCTGTTTTCGCTCATGGGCCTGTTCTTAGCAAATTGCCAGTGCTGAACTTACATGATATATTCGCGCAAATGCAATCATATTAGAGGAATTTTATGCGCAAAATAGCCATTGCACCCATGGTGTTGTTTCTGGCCGGATTGTCCGCCTGTAATGACACGGCCGTACCGTATAAAGAGCCAGTCAGCTTTGCCGGTGAGCAATATACGCTCAATGTGGCAGGCGTTAACGTTGTGGATGAATATCAGTCCAGCAAGGAATTGCCGAATGTAGAGCTGCTTTCCGATATTACGCCCGCGCAGGCGATGAGGCAATGGTCGGATGAGCGGCTTGTGGCCAAAGGGAACACTGGTCGTGCGGAAGTGGTCATTAAGGATGCGCATATTGTGCAGAAATCCTTGCCCAAAAAGAAGAGCGGCGTAGAGGGATATTTCACAACCGAGCAGACGCAGGAACTGAACGGAAGGCTTGAGGTGGAAATTAAAATATATGACGGCATCAGTGCGCTTCCTCTAGCGATGGTTCAGGCCTCTTCCGAAAGCTCCATGACGCTACCTGAGAATGCCACTATCATGGACCGTAACAAAGCCTATCATGCAATCACTGTGGAACTTGTGCACAGGATTGAGCCTCCTGTAGTGCAGGGTATTCAGGGGCATTTCGGCAAGTTCATGATGTAAAAAAGCTAGTGAGGCGGTAATGGGCGATTTCCAGTGACAGGGGAAGAGGTACGTTCGCGCCAGCTTGCTTGCGGTAATACCGCCTTTTTATCTTCACGAACGCGAGCGATGAAGCTGTTATAATCGTTTTCTATAGTATCCTTGTGGGCTCTTGTGTCTATGGCTTGAGGGTTAGTCAGCAATGCCATTATTGCTTCTTCGCTCATTTCCATTTCCACTCGGGGACGGGGGATGCCATTCTTATCCGTATAGCCTGATTGTTCGGCTTTCAGGAACTTAATTTTTCCGTCATCTGTTTCTTTGGGGCGAAATCCAAGCAGGAATAATATGCGTAAGCTTGCTTCATTATCAGGATCTGCACCGGAATATAGGCTGGTCGCTCCTGTATGCTGATAGAGAAAGCGCACCATTTCTACACTGCCTCGTATCGCCAGCCCCTTTCCTTGGGCTTCTTCAAGCAGTACATACCCTATACCCTTCTGTCCGGGTTTTGCAGTGTGATCCGTTCCTTTCCCGAATGCCTGCTCAACAGAGAATCCCTCTATCATACCAAGCGTTTCACCGTTCGTTCCGCATAGTTTAAGAATATAAGATTTCCTATCCCTTCCTCTTGGAGCAAGTGCTTCCGTATAAAGGTAGTCATGACATGCTATGGCCGGTGGTTCCTGATTTCCGCTTTTAAGCAGCAGGGTCTGCGGCCCACCTTCAGGATTACTGTAAGTCGCATCGTATCTGCGCTGAAAGTATTGTTCTATGGATTCGTCGCCTTCCTTGTATTGTCTGTACTCCTGTGAAAGCCATTTTCTTACCAAATGCATTTGCGTAGTTTCATCTCTTCGGCCTGCGAAACTATGAGGATCAAGATCGATAAGCCGGTCTTCCTCCTGATTTAGCTTACCCGTGAAGGGGCCAAACTCAATGCCGGAAAGAGCCATTTCATAGATTTCCTGCAAATCAGCCGGTTTACATTCACAAAGTGTGAGCTTCTCACCGCTACGGGCTTCCAGCCAGAGCTCTACATTTCCAATGTCTTTATACGGTTGAGGGTTGCGAGATGGAGGGGGGTAAATCCTGCTTCGCCTTTCTGTATCAAAAATACTGGATTCTCCAATAGGCTGAAATCTTCCCAGTGCAGCAATAAGTTTATTTTGAATATGGCTTGCTAATACTTCTGCCTGCCCTTTTCCACACGTGAGCTTATAGCTGTAAAGGTTTGAATTCTCCTGGGGAATACTCACAGGATAACCAAAGTCCGGTGCTTCTATGCCTGCGCAATATTGTGTGATTTCATCTGACAGCAATACTTCGCGAATGGCATTAAAAATTGCTTTATTGTCAGGTGAATGCTTATCCTGTCTGATAAAAATAGGAAATTCGTTAACAATGGAAGCACTTTGGCCCATAGGGGGGCTGGGATCAAAGGCAATTTGTGTGCCGTTAAATATTTCGTTGAACGTTCTGCTACGCACTATTCTCTGTCCGCCCTCTGCATATTCAATATGAGCCGGAACGGCAGGGATATGTTCAGTTTCTCCGGGCAGAAAGGAAAGGGTGGGTGTGGATGGCATGAAGCTGTTGGCAATGATGGAACTGTTCCAATTTTATTTTATATTCCTTAACAATATGTTAAAATGTCTCATGTAAAAATATATACGTGTTTCCTCCCTTTCCATTGAAAGGCTAAGTGTATGGATTTCCTGATTATCGGCGGCGGTATTATCGGGCTTACCACGGCGCATACGCTAAAGACACGCCACCCTGATCTTTCCGTTACAATCTTAGAGAAGGAAGCCGATGTCGGACGGCATGCTAGCGGCCGCAATAGTGGCGTGCTGCATGCGGGCTTTTATTATTCCGCCGACTCACTGAAGGCGCGCTTCTGCCGCGATGGTAACCGCGCACTGCGCGCGTACTGCAAGGAAAACGGCTTGCACCTGAATGAATGCCGTAAACTGGTTATCGCTGTCGATGCACAGGAAGTGGAGGGGCTTCGCGAGTTGAAACGGCGCGGCGATGTAAACGGCGTTCCGGTGGAGCTGATCACAGAAAAAGAAGCCGTGGAGATTGAGCCGAATGTGCGTACGCATGAATATGCGCTGCTCTCGCCGACCACAGCGACGTTCGATCCGGTAGAAATATGCAGGCATCTGCGTTCGCGCCTGACCGATATGGGGGTGAAGATCGTTCTGAACTCACCGTATCAGAAGAATCTCGGTGGCAATCGTGTGATGGCCGGAGGCGAGGTGTTTGAAGGTGGCGTTATCATCAACTGTGCAGGGCTTTATGCGGTGGATGTGGCACAGGATTTCGGCTTTGCCACGGATTATACGGTGCTGCCTTTCAAAGGTGTGTATCTGAATTATACAGGACAGGATCGACCGCTGCATACGCTGATTTACGGCGTGCCGGATATGCGTAAGCCTTTCCTTGGCGTGCAGTTTGCCATTGGCGTGGATGGTAGTATTCGCATCGGTCCTACGGCGATTCCAGCTTTCTGGCGCGAAAATTACCACGGGCTTTCTAACTTCAATGCTCGTGAGATGGCAGAGATTCTATACTGGCAGGCCAATCTGTTCCTGCGCAATTCCTTCGGCTTCAGGACGTTCGCACTGGAGGAAATGCAGAAATACCGCAAGAGTAACCTGATCGAGCATGCGTTCAGGATGGTCAGAAACTTGGATGCTTCCAAATTCAGCCAGTGGGGCAGGCCGGGCATCCGCGCGCAATTGCTGAATAAGAAAACCTTATCGCTTGTGCAGGATTTTGCCGTGGAAGGCGATCAGAAGTCCCTGCATGTGCTCAATGCCGTTTCGCCTGCGTTCACCTCCAGCTTTGCGTTTGCCGCATGGCTTGCAGATAAGGTGGATAGTTTACGCTGAGCTTCCGTATTTAAGGAATTTGAGCAGCAATGGCATGGTGATGCCTTGTATCAGTACAGAAAACGCCACTGTCGTAAAGGTCACAACAACAATCTCGTTATGTAGCGGGATCGTCTCAGGCAAAGAAAGTACTAGCGCGAGCGCCAATGCGCCGCGCAAGCCTCCCCACCATAAAACATGCTGGTATTTTTCCGGTATGGCCCATCTGGTTTTCTTAAGCGGAAGGCATAAAGGATAGACGGATAGTGCCCTGCCAATTAACACCAGCAGGATGGCGACGGGCAGGGCAATATTGGTGATGGCGTTGAAGGGAATTTCCGCCACGCGCAAGCCCATCATCAGAAATATAATCGAATTGGCGAGGAACGCCGCAAACTCCCAGAAGTCCAGAATAAACGCTTTTCCGCGCTCGGAAACGGGTTTCTTCTTATGCTCACTGTCGTCTTCGCTTTGAATTCCCGAATGGCCGATGATCAGGCCTGCTGTTACCGTTGCCAGCACACCGGAAACATGCAGGTGCTCGGCCAGCAGGAATGAGCCATACGCTATGACGGTGGTCAGAGCGGTTTCCAGAAGATGGTCGGAGGCACGGCCGGCAAGGAACATAGTGACATAGGCGCATATCGCTCCTGCGAGTATGCCGCCGCCTGCGGAGAATGCGATTGCCTGTAATACAGAACCTGGGGATACAGCTGCGCTTCCAGTTGCCTGTGTCCAGGCCAGCACGACTGCAAAGAGTACTGCGGCTACGCCGTCGTTAAACAGACTCTCGCTTTCCACCAGCAGGCGCAGTCGGCCTGTCACGCCCGTGTCCTTGAACATGGCAATGACGGCGACCGGGTCGGTAGCGGAGATCAGCACGCCAAATGCCAGCGCCGCGCTTAAAGGCCATTGCAGAAAATACCCCATGCCCCAGGTCACGAATAATGCGGCGATAATGACACCGGCATTGGCAAGCAGTAAAATAGGGAACATATCACGCCGCAATTCCTTCCAGTGTAAATTGATTGCGGCTTCAAATAACAGTGGCGGCAGGATAACATCGAATATGAATTCATGCGTCAGGCGGAGACCGGGACTGACATGAAAAAGAGCAAGCACAATACCTGTCAGCACAAGCCCGACCGTATAGGGTAGGCGCAGTCTATGCGCTGCAAGCGCCACGATAATCGCTACGATTAAAAGAAATATGGTTTGTTCGATGATTGTGCTCATTCCATACTCTTGTTTTACTTCGGTTACTGCCAGATGAACTCAGGAATTACATAATCGGGTTTTATTCCTTCATCCCTGAACAATTTATCCAGCTTCTCTTTGTAGTCGGGTGCGGAGGGTTCCCCAAGTGTTTTTTTGACGATTCCGCCCGTGACCAGTACGTTTGCGAGGCCGGTGCGGGCTGCTCCGGCAATATCGGTGCCAAGACTGTCGCCAATCGCAATAATGCGCTTCTTGCCATGATGTTCTAGCCCTTCCAGCGAGGCTTCATACACAGCGCGATGCGGTTTACCGAAATAAGTGATTTCACCGCCCATCATACGGTATTCCTCCGCGAGTATACCGGCGCAATATACATGGTGGCCGCTTAAGCTGACGACTTCCTTGTCCGGATTGACGCAGAGCAATGGCAGTTTTGCCTTGATGCATTCCTTCATCAACGGCACTAGTTCCTTAATCGGCTGATTGTCGTAGAAGGAGTGGGAGAGCAGCACGAATTGCGCGGATTCAGGCTGTTTAACTTCTGTGTAGTTTAGTCCTCCAAGGATATGGCGGTCTTTTTCCAAACCAATGTAAATGTAATGCCTTCCATGCGGTTTGAAAAAGGATTTTTCCGGATGGGCGAGGCATTGGTAGAACACTTCGCCTGAGGTCACG includes the following:
- a CDS encoding TIGR01459 family HAD-type hydrolase, with the protein product MSGVILLESIKQLTDKYDIFILDLWGVIHDGQHTYPNAKRTLEALKQHNKRIVLLSNAPRRAQTVAEMMLHMGITSDMYDKIVTSGEVFYQCLAHPEKSFFKPHGRHYIYIGLEKDRHILGGLNYTEVKQPESAQFVLLSHSFYDNQPIKELVPLMKECIKAKLPLLCVNPDKEVVSLSGHHVYCAGILAEEYRMMGGEITYFGKPHRAVYEASLEGLEHHGKKRIIAIGDSLGTDIAGAARTGLANVLVTGGIVKKTLGEPSAPDYKEKLDKLFRDEGIKPDYVIPEFIWQ